In Kitasatospora sp. NA04385, a single genomic region encodes these proteins:
- a CDS encoding alpha/beta hydrolase → MDLSLPPVAAVPAAHGGLVRHGVSYALHTGFRPLLLDLHVPAGPGPFPVVVWLHGGAFRAGDRRYLPDTLRPDSVFEALVAAGVAVATVDYRLSGEAVFPAQLDDVTAALRYLRAYAGELGLDADRLGVWGESAGATLGALAALTTDAVSAAVCWYPPTDLAALGHGGPDSPIHQLLGGAPAELPGPAALASPVRQVTPAAPPFLLVHGVQDEQVPFAQSEALHERLLAAGARSVLRPVEGARHCFAGYPDVPALVADAVAFLAAELAPRPAA, encoded by the coding sequence ATGGATCTCTCACTGCCCCCGGTCGCCGCCGTCCCCGCCGCGCACGGCGGCCTCGTCCGACACGGCGTCAGCTACGCGCTGCACACCGGCTTCCGCCCGCTGCTGCTGGACCTGCACGTGCCGGCCGGACCGGGGCCGTTCCCGGTGGTGGTGTGGCTGCACGGCGGCGCGTTCCGGGCGGGCGACCGGCGCTACCTGCCGGACACCCTGCGGCCCGACTCGGTGTTCGAGGCGCTGGTGGCGGCGGGCGTCGCGGTCGCGACGGTCGACTACCGGCTCTCCGGCGAGGCCGTCTTCCCGGCCCAACTCGACGACGTGACGGCCGCGTTGCGCTACCTGCGGGCGTACGCCGGGGAGCTGGGCCTGGACGCCGACCGGCTCGGCGTGTGGGGCGAGTCCGCGGGCGCGACGCTGGGCGCGCTCGCGGCGCTGACCACCGACGCGGTCTCGGCCGCCGTCTGCTGGTACCCGCCCACCGACCTGGCCGCCCTCGGCCACGGCGGGCCGGACTCGCCGATCCACCAGCTGCTGGGCGGCGCCCCGGCCGAGCTGCCCGGTCCGGCCGCGCTGGCCAGCCCGGTCCGGCAGGTGACGCCGGCCGCGCCGCCGTTCCTGCTGGTGCACGGCGTGCAGGACGAGCAGGTGCCGTTCGCCCAGTCCGAGGCGCTGCACGAGCGGCTGCTCGCGGCGGGCGCCCGCTCCGTCCTGAGGCCGGTCGAGGGCGCCCGGCACTGCTTCGCCGGGTACCCGGACGTCCCGGCCCTGGTCGCCGACGCGGTGGCGTTCCTGGCCGCCGAACTCGCCCCGCGCCCCGCGGCCTGA
- a CDS encoding siderophore-interacting protein: MTTTQAAPPRMRIVRHPLKYRLLDVKRVQRITPGTVRVTFAGDALEGFCEQAPTDHVKLCFAEPGQDLPVEPVVRDDTWMDAPVEPITRDYTIRHYRREARELDIDMVLHDGGVGSGWAAAAEPGMKLGVFGPRGSEEIDFVHDWYLLGADETALPALARWLEMLPAGVRVLAFAEVAGPEHEQHLPTAADATVVWLHRGSAAPGTTDHLERAVRAAELPPGMGFAWIAGEAHTLRPIRRHLRTERGLTRDQVDVDGYWKRGTANHDHHEDEHTPHS, encoded by the coding sequence ATGACCACCACCCAGGCCGCACCGCCGCGCATGCGGATCGTCCGGCACCCGCTCAAGTACCGCCTGCTGGACGTCAAGCGGGTCCAGCGGATCACCCCCGGCACGGTCAGGGTCACCTTCGCCGGGGACGCCCTGGAGGGCTTCTGCGAGCAGGCCCCCACCGACCACGTGAAGCTCTGCTTCGCCGAGCCCGGCCAGGACCTCCCGGTCGAGCCCGTGGTCCGCGACGACACCTGGATGGACGCCCCGGTCGAGCCGATCACCCGGGACTACACGATCCGCCACTACCGGCGCGAGGCCCGCGAACTGGACATCGACATGGTCCTGCACGACGGCGGCGTCGGCTCCGGCTGGGCGGCCGCCGCCGAACCCGGCATGAAGCTCGGCGTGTTCGGGCCGCGCGGCTCCGAGGAGATCGACTTCGTCCACGACTGGTACCTGCTCGGCGCCGACGAGACCGCCCTGCCCGCGCTCGCCCGCTGGCTGGAGATGCTGCCCGCCGGCGTCCGGGTGCTCGCCTTCGCCGAGGTCGCCGGCCCCGAGCACGAGCAGCACCTGCCCACCGCCGCCGACGCCACCGTCGTCTGGCTGCACCGCGGCAGCGCCGCCCCCGGCACCACCGACCACCTCGAACGCGCCGTCCGGGCCGCCGAACTGCCCCCCGGCATGGGCTTCGCCTGGATCGCCGGCGAAGCCCACACGCTCCGCCCGATCCGCCGCCACCTGCGCACCGAACGCGGCCTGACCCGCGACCAGGTCGACGTGGACGGCTACTGGAAGCGCGGCACCGCCAACCACGACCACCACGAGGACGAGCACACCCCGCACTCATGA
- a CDS encoding MbtH family protein, translated as MASTNPFEDDDARYLVLVNDENQHSLWPAFAEVPAGWRTVHGEDTREGATAYIDAHWTDLRPASLVARTA; from the coding sequence ATGGCTTCCACCAACCCGTTCGAGGACGACGACGCCCGCTACCTGGTGCTGGTCAACGACGAGAACCAGCACTCGCTGTGGCCCGCCTTCGCCGAGGTCCCGGCCGGCTGGCGTACCGTCCACGGCGAGGACACCCGCGAGGGTGCCACCGCCTACATCGACGCCCACTGGACCGACCTGCGCCCCGCGAGCCTGGTCGCCCGCACCGCCTGA
- a CDS encoding ABC transporter ATP-binding protein has translation MADQPLLREEADERGVLRRALPYLRPHRARLAVALGVGLADSAALVAVAPLVGLATDALYDGDRGRLGLAVALLAVLAAAQLVLARVGELLLIRSGEDVVRTLREQAVENLATAPLRFLEAHRSGDLLRRATGEVAALAAFVRLHLRNLVSALATLGFTLAVLGGYSWQLLLVQLVVFLPPTLLVTRWFQRDAGAAFGGKASAEAAVAATFTETLTAREALQTSRGLTGWTRRFDAENRHAVRAARRALRVENRIDLVSLIEGLALVALLGVGGWMVTRDAVGVGTVVVFVVASRNLFDSFTDLSQLVGEVATARTGLARLLDLLAATTTTAPAADVDGLPERGELRCEDVEFGYRSDSVPDLHGVTLAFPAGSRTGVVGETGSGKTTLSKLLCGLYAPDAGRVTFAGTPLAALPERQLRRRIVLVPQEVRLVTGTVAENLALVRGEPDRAAIERAVARLGLTRWLDALGGLDAEVGQRGARLSAGERQILGVVRAVLADPAVLVLDEATADIDPATAARLEHALDELHADCTLIVIAHRPATIARLPRVVRLADGRVVADEASGEGRPLREEKVRLA, from the coding sequence GTGGCTGATCAGCCGCTGCTGCGCGAGGAGGCCGACGAGCGCGGTGTGCTGCGCCGCGCCCTGCCGTACCTGCGTCCGCACCGGGCCCGGCTCGCCGTCGCGCTCGGCGTGGGCCTCGCCGACTCCGCCGCCCTGGTGGCCGTCGCCCCGCTGGTCGGCCTGGCCACCGACGCGCTCTACGACGGCGACCGGGGGCGCCTCGGCCTGGCCGTCGCCCTGCTGGCCGTGCTCGCCGCCGCCCAGCTGGTGCTGGCCCGGGTCGGCGAACTGCTGCTGATCCGCAGCGGCGAGGACGTGGTGCGCACCCTGCGCGAGCAGGCCGTGGAGAACCTCGCCACCGCGCCGCTGCGCTTCCTGGAGGCGCACCGCAGCGGCGACCTGCTGCGCCGCGCCACCGGCGAGGTCGCCGCGCTGGCCGCGTTCGTCCGGCTGCACCTGCGCAACCTGGTGTCCGCGCTGGCCACCCTCGGCTTCACCCTCGCCGTGCTGGGCGGGTACTCCTGGCAGCTGCTGCTGGTCCAGCTGGTGGTGTTCCTGCCGCCCACGCTGCTGGTCACCCGCTGGTTCCAGCGCGACGCGGGGGCCGCGTTCGGCGGCAAGGCGAGCGCCGAGGCCGCCGTCGCGGCCACCTTCACCGAGACGCTGACCGCCCGCGAGGCGCTGCAGACCTCGCGCGGCCTGACCGGCTGGACCCGGCGCTTCGACGCCGAGAACCGGCACGCGGTGCGCGCGGCCCGGCGCGCCCTGCGGGTGGAGAACCGGATCGACCTGGTCAGCCTGATCGAGGGCCTGGCGCTGGTCGCCCTGCTCGGCGTCGGCGGCTGGATGGTCACCCGGGACGCGGTGGGCGTCGGCACCGTCGTGGTGTTCGTCGTCGCCAGCCGCAACCTGTTCGACTCCTTCACCGACCTGTCGCAGCTGGTCGGCGAGGTCGCCACCGCCCGCACCGGCCTGGCCCGGCTGCTCGACCTGCTCGCCGCGACCACCACCACGGCGCCCGCCGCGGACGTCGACGGCCTGCCCGAGCGCGGCGAACTGCGCTGCGAGGACGTCGAGTTCGGCTACCGGTCGGACAGCGTCCCGGACCTGCACGGCGTCACCCTGGCGTTCCCGGCCGGCAGCCGCACCGGCGTGGTCGGCGAGACCGGCTCCGGCAAGACCACGCTCTCCAAGCTGCTGTGCGGCCTGTACGCCCCCGACGCGGGCCGGGTCACCTTCGCCGGCACCCCGCTGGCCGCGCTGCCCGAACGGCAGCTGCGCCGCCGGATCGTGCTCGTCCCGCAGGAGGTCCGGCTGGTCACCGGCACCGTCGCGGAGAACCTGGCCCTGGTGCGGGGGGAGCCGGACCGGGCGGCGATCGAACGGGCCGTGGCCCGGCTCGGCCTGACCCGGTGGCTGGACGCCCTGGGCGGGCTGGACGCCGAGGTCGGGCAGCGCGGCGCCCGGCTGTCGGCGGGGGAGCGGCAGATCCTCGGCGTGGTGCGCGCGGTGCTGGCCGACCCCGCGGTGCTGGTGCTGGACGAGGCCACCGCCGACATCGACCCGGCCACCGCCGCCCGGCTGGAGCACGCCCTGGACGAGCTGCACGCCGACTGCACCCTGATCGTCATCGCCCACCGCCCCGCCACCATCGCCCGGCTGCCCCGGGTGGTGCGGCTGGCCGACGGCCGGGTGGTCGCCGACGAGGCGTCAGGGGAGGGCCGCCCTTTGCGGGAAGAAAAGGTTAGGCTAGCCTAA
- a CDS encoding FecCD family ABC transporter permease, whose amino-acid sequence MNTVKAVNAANTVKADLAPARVRLPIRALPLPGGRSLRWHPRAALVTGLLLLALLGTAAWTLTAGDYPLPVRDVLDILGGGGRRADRYIVMEVRLPRLLTALLVGAALGLAGALFQTLARNPLGSPDVIGFTVGSATGALTVILLIGGTAAAVAGGAVVGGLLTSLLVYLLARRGGTQGYRLVLVGIGLSSLLSSLNAYLIARASFSDAQSAAVWLTGSLNARGWEHCTPMALALLVLLPAALLLGRPLQLLELGDDTAAALGVRTESVQLRLVLTGVALTAAATAAAGPVPFVALIAPQAVRRLTRATGPNLLGSALLGALLLALSDLAAQRLLAPTQLPVGILTGVVGGGYLVWLIAAQWRRTA is encoded by the coding sequence GTGAACACCGTGAAGGCCGTGAACGCCGCGAACACCGTGAAGGCCGACCTCGCCCCCGCCCGGGTCAGGCTCCCGATCCGGGCCCTGCCGCTGCCCGGCGGCCGCTCGCTGCGCTGGCACCCGCGCGCCGCCCTGGTCACCGGCCTGCTGCTGCTCGCCCTGCTCGGCACCGCCGCCTGGACCCTCACCGCCGGCGACTACCCGCTGCCCGTCCGGGACGTGCTCGACATCCTCGGCGGCGGCGGACGGCGCGCCGACCGGTACATCGTCATGGAGGTGCGGCTGCCCAGACTGCTCACCGCCCTCCTGGTCGGCGCGGCGCTCGGCCTCGCCGGGGCGCTGTTCCAGACCCTGGCCCGCAACCCGCTCGGCAGCCCGGACGTCATCGGCTTCACCGTCGGCTCGGCCACCGGCGCGCTCACCGTCATCCTGCTGATCGGCGGCACCGCGGCCGCCGTCGCGGGCGGCGCGGTGGTCGGCGGACTGCTCACCTCGCTGCTGGTCTACTTGCTGGCCCGGCGCGGCGGCACCCAGGGCTACCGGCTGGTCCTGGTCGGCATCGGCCTCTCCTCGCTGCTCTCCTCGCTCAACGCCTACCTGATCGCCCGGGCCTCGTTCAGCGACGCGCAGAGCGCCGCCGTCTGGCTCACCGGCAGCCTCAACGCCCGCGGCTGGGAGCACTGCACGCCGATGGCGCTGGCCCTGCTGGTGCTGCTGCCCGCCGCGCTGCTGCTCGGCCGCCCGCTACAGCTGCTGGAACTCGGCGACGACACGGCCGCCGCGCTCGGCGTGCGCACCGAGTCCGTCCAACTGCGGCTGGTGCTCACCGGCGTGGCGCTCACCGCCGCCGCGACGGCCGCCGCCGGGCCCGTCCCGTTCGTCGCCCTGATCGCCCCGCAGGCCGTCCGTCGGCTCACCCGCGCCACCGGCCCCAACCTGCTCGGCTCCGCGCTGCTCGGCGCCCTGCTGCTGGCCCTCTCCGACCTGGCCGCCCAACGCCTGCTCGCCCCCACCCAGTTGCCGGTCGGCATCCTCACCGGCGTGGTCGGCGGCGGCTACCTGGTCTGGCTGATCGCCGCCCAGTGGCGCCGTACGGCCTGA
- a CDS encoding iron ABC transporter permease has product MSTHAPARAAAPRRRPATAARRTAWLFGALALLAVLAVLSLGVGARAIPPGQVLHVLLHRDPTGEDWIAVHHSRIPRTLLGIAVGAALGISGAMMQALTRNPLADPGLLGINGGAAAAVAAGTALFDLRTFHAFVWFALLGAAVAAFVVQVLGGGGRGAATPARLALAGTAVTAVLTAFVNGLILLDPQTLNRFRYWQIGTFAGVDSAAFGQVLPFLLVGGVLALLLGRPLNALALGDDTGHALGAHPGRTRAFSLLAITLLCGAATAAVGPIAFVGLAVPHLARHLCGPDQRWIMLLSAALAPVLLLASDILGRLLLRPAELQVGVVTAFLGAPLFIALVRGRRIARL; this is encoded by the coding sequence ATGAGCACGCACGCCCCGGCCCGGGCCGCCGCACCCCGCCGCCGCCCCGCCACCGCCGCCCGCCGCACCGCCTGGCTGTTCGGTGCCCTCGCCCTGCTCGCGGTCCTCGCCGTCCTCTCGCTCGGCGTCGGCGCCCGCGCCATCCCCCCCGGCCAGGTCCTGCACGTGCTCCTGCACCGCGACCCGACCGGCGAGGACTGGATCGCGGTGCACCACTCGCGCATCCCGCGCACCCTGCTCGGCATCGCCGTCGGCGCCGCGCTCGGCATCTCCGGCGCGATGATGCAGGCCCTCACCCGCAACCCGCTCGCCGACCCCGGCCTGCTCGGCATCAACGGCGGCGCCGCGGCCGCCGTCGCCGCCGGCACCGCCCTGTTCGACCTGCGGACCTTCCACGCCTTCGTCTGGTTCGCGCTGCTCGGCGCCGCCGTCGCCGCCTTCGTCGTGCAGGTCCTCGGCGGCGGCGGGCGCGGCGCCGCCACCCCCGCCCGGCTCGCGCTGGCCGGCACCGCCGTCACCGCCGTGCTCACCGCCTTCGTCAACGGCCTGATCCTGCTCGACCCGCAGACCCTCAACCGCTTCCGCTACTGGCAGATCGGCACCTTCGCGGGCGTCGACTCCGCCGCCTTCGGCCAGGTCCTGCCGTTCCTGCTGGTCGGCGGCGTGCTCGCGCTGCTGCTCGGCCGCCCGCTCAACGCGCTCGCCCTCGGCGACGACACCGGCCACGCCCTCGGCGCCCACCCCGGCCGCACCCGCGCCTTCAGCCTGCTCGCCATCACCCTGCTGTGCGGGGCCGCCACCGCCGCCGTCGGCCCGATCGCCTTCGTCGGCCTCGCCGTCCCGCACCTCGCCCGCCACCTGTGCGGCCCCGACCAGCGCTGGATCATGCTGCTCTCCGCCGCGCTCGCCCCCGTCCTGCTGCTCGCCTCCGACATCCTCGGCCGGCTGCTGCTGCGCCCCGCCGAACTCCAGGTCGGCGTGGTCACCGCCTTCCTCGGCGCCCCGCTCTTCATCGCGCTGGTGCGCGGCCGGAGGATCGCCCGACTGTGA
- a CDS encoding ABC transporter ATP-binding protein, whose protein sequence is MSTHQPAPAAEAAGPDAAPAPDPAAPDPAEPDLTDEDLDPAALPAERRRRAKALLRGSLRPHRATVAAAMTAAAVRQLALLAVPWCVQKAVDDGLQGHDGGALARWAAATALAALVQFAGLYGWQYWAGYADAKVGADLRERLLRHLAGLDRAALAARGHGDLAMRATRDTDLVREWVHGLAIWVVLGTTFLTVLPAIGLLDPSLLLVTLATLPFLIWVNLHYPRRFAVASADLAAAHGRRADAVADLLQLGTGLRGTGGHRPLVDRHHTASAEVTARTVTAARIEAGWAAVAPLVPRLAVAAGVGLGGLAVLDGHLTVGGLVAFTTWMAIVTLATRVLVDRLLERGQADVAAARIDEVLSIGATVADPAEPVPLPASGALEFTGALARRDGKTVLGPVDLTVEAGEFVALHGATGAGKSTLLRLAVRLDDPDEGAVRYGGTDLRAARLDEVRSRIAYVAQRPVLLSGTVADNLRLGRDLPPQALEEACRTAGLHEQLAAMPDGYATELGEGGTALSGGQVQRLAIARALLGDPAVLLLDDATSALDTATEALVLDRLRSWAGGRRTLLFATHRAAVLAAADRTAELLPPGRPSAHPEPVEALRG, encoded by the coding sequence GTGAGCACCCACCAGCCAGCCCCCGCCGCCGAGGCCGCCGGCCCGGACGCGGCCCCCGCCCCGGACCCCGCAGCCCCGGACCCCGCCGAGCCGGACCTCACCGACGAGGACCTCGACCCCGCCGCCCTGCCCGCCGAACGCCGCCGCCGCGCCAAGGCCCTGCTGCGCGGCTCGCTGCGCCCGCACCGGGCCACCGTGGCCGCCGCCATGACGGCCGCCGCCGTCCGGCAGCTCGCCCTGCTCGCCGTCCCCTGGTGCGTGCAGAAGGCGGTGGACGACGGGCTCCAGGGCCACGACGGCGGGGCGCTGGCGCGCTGGGCCGCCGCCACCGCGCTGGCCGCGCTGGTCCAGTTCGCCGGACTGTACGGCTGGCAGTACTGGGCCGGGTACGCGGACGCCAAGGTCGGCGCCGACCTGCGGGAACGGTTGCTGCGGCACCTGGCCGGCCTGGACCGGGCCGCCCTCGCCGCGCGCGGCCACGGCGACCTGGCGATGCGGGCCACCCGGGACACCGACCTGGTCCGCGAGTGGGTGCACGGCCTGGCCATCTGGGTGGTGCTCGGCACCACCTTCCTCACCGTGCTGCCCGCGATCGGCCTGCTCGACCCGAGCCTGCTGCTGGTCACCCTGGCCACCCTGCCGTTCCTGATCTGGGTCAACCTGCACTACCCGCGCCGCTTCGCCGTCGCCTCCGCCGACCTGGCCGCCGCCCACGGCCGCCGCGCCGACGCCGTCGCCGACCTGCTCCAGCTCGGCACCGGCCTGCGCGGCACCGGCGGGCACCGCCCGCTGGTCGACCGGCACCACACCGCCAGCGCCGAGGTCACCGCCCGCACCGTCACCGCCGCCCGGATCGAGGCCGGTTGGGCCGCCGTCGCCCCGCTCGTCCCGCGGCTGGCCGTCGCCGCCGGTGTCGGCCTCGGCGGCCTCGCCGTGCTGGACGGGCACCTCACCGTCGGCGGACTGGTCGCCTTCACCACCTGGATGGCCATCGTCACCCTGGCCACCCGCGTCCTGGTCGACCGGCTGCTGGAGCGCGGCCAGGCCGACGTCGCCGCCGCCCGGATCGACGAGGTGCTGTCCATCGGCGCGACCGTCGCCGACCCGGCCGAGCCGGTGCCACTGCCCGCCTCCGGCGCGCTGGAGTTCACCGGCGCGCTGGCCCGGCGGGACGGCAAGACCGTCCTCGGCCCCGTCGACCTGACCGTCGAGGCCGGGGAGTTCGTCGCCCTGCACGGCGCCACCGGCGCCGGCAAGAGCACCCTGCTGCGGCTCGCCGTCCGCCTCGACGACCCCGACGAGGGCGCCGTCCGCTACGGCGGCACCGACCTGCGCGCCGCCCGCCTGGACGAGGTCCGCTCCCGGATCGCGTACGTCGCCCAGCGGCCGGTGCTGCTCTCCGGCACCGTCGCCGACAACCTCCGGCTCGGCCGCGACCTCCCGCCGCAGGCGCTGGAGGAGGCCTGCCGCACCGCCGGGCTGCACGAACAGCTGGCCGCGATGCCCGACGGCTACGCCACCGAACTCGGCGAGGGCGGCACCGCCCTGTCCGGCGGCCAGGTCCAGCGCCTGGCGATCGCCCGCGCGCTGCTCGGCGACCCCGCCGTGCTGCTGCTCGACGACGCCACCTCCGCGCTGGACACCGCCACCGAGGCGCTCGTCCTGGACCGCCTGCGCAGCTGGGCCGGCGGTCGCCGCACCCTGCTGTTCGCCACCCACCGCGCCGCCGTCCTGGCCGCCGCCGACCGAACGGCCGAACTCCTGCCCCCCGGCCGGCCCTCCGCCCACCCCGAACCCGTGGAGGCCCTCCGTGGCTGA